Proteins found in one Paenibacillus sp. FSL R10-2782 genomic segment:
- the flhF gene encoding flagellar biosynthesis protein FlhF — MRVKRYVVDTMPEAMMQIRGDFGTDAVILSTKEMKIGGFMGMFGKKKIEVVAAVEEQQLQKPRRVQPPQQSVEAFPPMNAPEQQEVPSSPVVPRQAAPEAYRRVTQMTNSSKEGLADLLAGAEQAASSIERSSHGAGFSGETENEVFNNKAAVPKKETSNELFKLPSEASVPDKIGPEENQALLHELREMKAMMTRISRNSVMENTWPEPLQKICERMLEQEVERDLLEHWLERVYERRSEHPSDSESFDWEHALRAEVAGFIQERLDKGISKDTKIVYVAGPTGVGKTTTIAKLAAEQLFKHHRKVGFITSDTYRISAVEQLRTYATILNVPLEVVQSPGEVHRAIQRLEHCDLILMDTAGRNYRNELLVSELQSLLSPIKESETYLVLSLTSKSKDMLNITGHFSKFGLGKVVFTKMDETGSCGGMFNLLHQFPMQLAYITNGQNVPDDLLHPDTEMVTNLLFGNTESSGDTGDSV, encoded by the coding sequence ATGAGAGTGAAACGATATGTAGTGGATACAATGCCGGAGGCCATGATGCAAATCAGAGGTGACTTCGGAACGGATGCCGTCATTTTGAGCACCAAGGAAATGAAGATCGGCGGATTCATGGGTATGTTCGGAAAAAAGAAAATTGAGGTCGTCGCTGCGGTAGAGGAGCAGCAGCTTCAAAAACCACGACGGGTTCAACCCCCACAGCAGTCGGTTGAGGCTTTTCCACCCATGAATGCTCCTGAGCAGCAGGAAGTACCATCGTCACCAGTGGTTCCAAGACAAGCCGCTCCTGAAGCCTATCGACGGGTAACGCAGATGACGAACAGTTCCAAAGAGGGGTTGGCTGATTTGCTGGCTGGCGCCGAACAAGCTGCCTCAAGCATAGAGCGTTCTTCACACGGGGCTGGTTTTAGTGGGGAAACAGAAAATGAAGTTTTTAACAACAAAGCAGCGGTTCCGAAAAAGGAAACATCCAACGAATTGTTTAAGCTACCTTCGGAGGCAAGCGTTCCAGACAAGATAGGGCCAGAGGAAAACCAAGCCCTGCTTCATGAATTACGGGAAATGAAAGCTATGATGACTCGAATTTCCCGCAATTCTGTGATGGAAAATACTTGGCCGGAACCGTTACAAAAGATTTGTGAGCGTATGCTGGAGCAGGAAGTGGAACGCGATTTGCTAGAGCATTGGCTTGAACGGGTATATGAGCGCCGAAGTGAGCATCCGTCTGATTCTGAATCTTTTGATTGGGAACATGCTCTTCGTGCAGAAGTGGCCGGATTCATTCAGGAAAGGCTGGACAAGGGCATCTCGAAAGATACCAAAATTGTGTATGTGGCAGGTCCAACCGGAGTGGGAAAAACGACGACCATTGCCAAGCTGGCAGCAGAACAGCTGTTTAAGCATCACCGCAAAGTCGGATTTATTACCTCTGACACGTACCGTATCTCGGCTGTCGAACAGCTGCGTACATACGCTACGATTTTGAATGTTCCGCTTGAAGTCGTGCAATCTCCCGGAGAGGTTCACAGAGCTATTCAGCGTCTGGAACATTGTGACTTGATCCTGATGGATACTGCAGGACGAAATTACCGTAATGAGCTGCTCGTTTCGGAATTGCAAAGTCTGCTTTCACCTATTAAGGAAAGTGAGACGTACCTGGTGCTTAGCCTAACGTCCAAAAGCAAGGATATGCTCAACATAACCGGACATTTCAGTAAGTTTGGCCTTGGTAAGGTTGTATTTACCAAAATGGATGAGACAGGTAGTTGTGGTGGTATGTTTAATCTGTTGCACCAGTTTCCTATGCAACTGGCCTATATTACGAACGGTCAAAATGTACCTGACGATCTACTGCATCCAGATACAGAAATGGTGACAAACCTGCTGTTTGGAAACACAGAATCGTCAGGAGATACCGGGGATTCTGTATGA
- a CDS encoding MinD/ParA family protein: MNDQAQSLRQMASALDKYRLPARNRHAKIVTVTSGKGGVGKSNFTLNFALALQSLGRKVLVFDADIGMANIDVLMGANSRYNLLHLLKREKSMAEIVQTGVGGLPYIAGGSGLSELFTLSDDDLNYFADEVEKIAADMDYILFDTGAGLSKENLKFITSADECMVVTTPEPTSLTDAYALIKVVSGLQKDTVFKIIVNRADNDNEARQVADKIALVARRFLEIDIPLLGHISDDTHVMQAVKRQVPFSIAYPGCAASRDVLNLAHRFAAMPQAPHPGALSGIKGFMQKWLRRSAQ; this comes from the coding sequence ATGAATGACCAGGCCCAATCTCTTAGACAAATGGCTTCAGCCCTGGATAAGTATCGACTGCCTGCACGTAATCGCCATGCGAAAATAGTGACAGTCACCAGTGGTAAGGGTGGTGTGGGCAAATCTAATTTCACCCTCAATTTTGCTTTGGCCTTGCAATCGCTTGGCAGAAAGGTACTCGTATTTGATGCTGATATCGGTATGGCCAATATCGATGTGTTGATGGGAGCCAATTCAAGATACAATCTTCTTCACCTGTTAAAACGTGAGAAATCAATGGCCGAAATTGTTCAAACGGGCGTGGGAGGCTTGCCTTATATTGCTGGAGGATCTGGCTTGAGCGAGCTGTTTACGTTATCCGATGACGATTTGAATTATTTTGCCGATGAGGTGGAGAAGATTGCCGCAGATATGGATTATATTCTGTTTGACACTGGTGCGGGGTTATCTAAAGAAAACCTTAAATTTATCACATCCGCTGACGAATGTATGGTCGTAACTACGCCGGAGCCGACGTCCTTAACGGATGCTTATGCGCTGATCAAAGTCGTCAGTGGATTGCAAAAGGATACAGTATTCAAAATTATAGTCAATCGTGCCGATAACGATAATGAGGCCCGTCAAGTTGCCGATAAGATAGCGCTGGTTGCACGACGCTTTTTGGAGATCGACATTCCGTTGCTGGGACATATCAGTGATGACACTCATGTCATGCAGGCAGTCAAAAGGCAGGTGCCTTTTTCAATTGCTTATCCGGGATGTGCGGCATCCAGAGATGTATTGAATCTGGCGCACCGTTTTGCAGCGATGCCACAGGCTCCGCATCCAGGTGCTTTAAGCGGAATTAAAGGGTTTATGCAAAAATGGTTGCGACGTTCGGCACAATGA
- the cheB gene encoding chemotaxis-specific protein-glutamate methyltransferase CheB — protein MCAYRVLVVDDSAFMRKIISDLIVRDDSFDIAGTASNGKEAVEKVKELQPDLVTMDVEMPVMNGLEALPMIMAAHPLPVIMLSGINEQGMKETIMALEAGAFDFIRKPSISHAQDIGQVGKALLEQMHAAMQAVRSRLERKEANERKAALDKAPEGQAVADKGTEGKASTGETPNAPIASATAAPVPPKRDTGKSNSPAKPEAKRPQTESTVPDSRFSKPAAEPRKTAQASAAQKKKELPTAAERTPGQLNISGTVAAKSLHGTDKSGLIKPEPRKTVSATAPVASTAATPPVTAPTVQTAFNGFSLKKGVYSPNFRKLVAVGCSTGGPRALKTLLERIPGDFPAPIVIVQHMPPNFTRSLAQRLNTLSPLRVVEAEQGMTLETGTAYIAPGGYQLRIVPGASGKYTVSLKTEEARNGHRPSVDTMFESLLPLTSLERHLVLLTGMGSDGAKMMKKLYDAGVQSTFAENEETCVVYGMPRSAVELKCVRHLLPMQEIAPKLVQVVK, from the coding sequence ATGTGTGCTTACCGGGTGCTGGTTGTGGATGATTCGGCCTTTATGCGCAAAATTATTTCAGATTTAATTGTAAGGGATGATTCGTTCGACATCGCAGGTACAGCCTCTAACGGCAAAGAGGCTGTAGAGAAAGTGAAGGAGCTACAGCCTGACCTGGTCACAATGGATGTCGAAATGCCTGTAATGAATGGTCTTGAAGCACTTCCTATGATTATGGCGGCCCATCCGCTTCCGGTCATTATGCTCTCTGGTATTAATGAGCAGGGTATGAAGGAGACCATTATGGCTCTGGAAGCAGGAGCTTTCGATTTTATACGGAAGCCCTCCATCTCTCATGCGCAGGATATCGGGCAGGTGGGCAAGGCGCTACTGGAGCAGATGCATGCCGCTATGCAAGCAGTCCGCAGCCGATTGGAGCGTAAGGAAGCTAATGAACGAAAAGCGGCGCTAGATAAGGCTCCAGAAGGACAGGCTGTAGCTGACAAAGGAACGGAAGGTAAAGCATCTACAGGCGAGACTCCCAATGCACCGATTGCTTCTGCAACTGCTGCACCGGTTCCGCCGAAGAGGGATACTGGCAAGTCTAATTCGCCAGCCAAGCCGGAAGCAAAACGGCCACAGACGGAAAGCACTGTGCCTGACAGCCGTTTTAGTAAGCCAGCCGCCGAGCCACGGAAGACGGCGCAAGCTTCTGCTGCGCAGAAGAAGAAGGAGCTACCTACGGCAGCTGAACGTACGCCAGGACAGTTGAATATTTCCGGTACGGTCGCAGCCAAATCGCTGCACGGGACGGATAAGTCAGGACTAATCAAGCCGGAGCCCCGAAAAACGGTGTCTGCGACGGCTCCAGTTGCTTCTACGGCTGCTACGCCCCCAGTGACTGCACCAACAGTTCAGACAGCCTTCAATGGGTTCTCCCTTAAAAAAGGAGTGTACTCGCCCAATTTCCGCAAACTGGTGGCGGTTGGATGCTCTACAGGTGGTCCACGTGCGCTCAAGACGTTACTGGAACGCATTCCCGGGGATTTTCCCGCCCCGATTGTCATTGTGCAGCATATGCCGCCAAACTTTACCCGTTCACTGGCACAGCGTCTGAATACGTTGAGTCCGCTCCGGGTGGTTGAAGCTGAGCAGGGAATGACGTTGGAGACCGGAACAGCTTATATTGCTCCGGGAGGATATCAATTGAGAATTGTGCCAGGAGCCAGTGGTAAATACACGGTATCACTGAAGACGGAAGAAGCTCGTAACGGTCACCGTCCTTCTGTAGACACGATGTTCGAATCGTTACTCCCGTTAACCTCTCTGGAACGGCATTTGGTGTTGCTGACTGGGATGGGAAGCGACGGGGCTAAAATGATGAAAAAGCTTTATGATGCAGGGGTACAATCCACATTTGCTGAAAATGAGGAAACTTGCGTAGTGTACGGAATGCCTCGCTCGGCTGTAGAGTTAAAATGTGTGCGCCACCTTCTGCCGATGCAGGAGATCGCCCCCAAGCTTGTACAAGTTGTGAAATAA
- a CDS encoding chemotaxis protein CheA: protein MDMNQYLNMFIDESNDHLQSLNEKMLQLESSPTDLGIVQVIFRSAHTLKGMAATMGFEDLASLTHQMENVLDLVRNNKLAMQEFIFDTFFKGLDALESMVQNITEGGDGKADVSSIVASLQSIVRGDFQKSHTDAVTEAVTPKKAADSESEGLVLDQFQYSVLEQSISEGHRVYYIQVTISSESQLKAARAFMVFNTLENSGEIVKAYPSVQDIEQEKFEQNFSLYYITQKEVGELEKEIAGISEIESVSVVQLDQESLKQMSEVKAGLAETAAVQEAQVAVQQQTAASQPQSPTAASGAKPADGKAQVAKPAAPTHNRTIRVDIERLDVLMNLFSELLIDRVRLEQLASEASNPALTETVEHMSRVSSDLQNVVLKLRMVPVDTVFNRFPRMVRDLAKSLDKKLDLVITGADTEMDRTVIDEIGDPLVHLLRNSVDHGIESVETRIAAGKPETGTVHLRAFHSGNNVFIEIEDDGSGINREKVLKSAISKGIMTEEQAAAMSDEEAHQVLFAPGFSTAEVISDVSGRGVGLDVVKSKITSLGGNVTIHSVLGKGTNFSVQLPLTLSIIAAMMIQIGSEKYAIPLSSIVETAIVKRTQIRSVHGNKMIAFRESHIPLISLSQLFEVPDFNEDEEEETEVVVIRKGDRLAALSVQDFLGQSEIVLKNLGKYLPNIQGISGATILGDGQVALIIDPNVFIK, encoded by the coding sequence ATGGACATGAACCAATATTTAAACATGTTTATTGATGAGTCGAATGATCATCTGCAATCTCTTAACGAAAAAATGCTTCAACTGGAAAGTAGTCCTACCGATCTGGGCATCGTTCAGGTGATTTTCCGGTCTGCCCATACCCTCAAAGGAATGGCTGCTACAATGGGCTTTGAAGACCTGGCATCGCTCACCCACCAAATGGAAAATGTTCTTGATCTGGTGCGTAACAACAAGCTTGCGATGCAGGAATTTATATTCGATACCTTTTTTAAAGGGTTGGATGCGTTGGAGTCCATGGTACAGAACATTACAGAGGGTGGCGATGGAAAAGCGGATGTATCCTCTATTGTAGCTTCATTGCAATCCATCGTGCGTGGCGATTTCCAAAAATCCCACACAGATGCTGTTACTGAGGCGGTTACGCCGAAAAAAGCGGCGGACAGCGAAAGCGAGGGTCTTGTTCTGGATCAATTCCAGTATTCTGTACTGGAGCAATCTATTTCTGAGGGGCATCGGGTGTACTATATACAGGTAACGATTAGCTCAGAAAGCCAGTTGAAGGCCGCGCGTGCCTTTATGGTATTTAATACACTGGAGAACTCTGGCGAAATCGTAAAAGCTTATCCGTCTGTACAGGATATTGAGCAAGAGAAATTCGAACAAAATTTCTCGTTATATTATATAACGCAGAAAGAGGTAGGAGAGCTGGAGAAGGAAATCGCTGGTATTTCCGAAATCGAATCCGTCTCCGTTGTACAGCTGGATCAGGAATCGCTTAAGCAAATGAGCGAAGTCAAGGCCGGGCTTGCAGAGACTGCTGCGGTGCAGGAAGCCCAGGTAGCTGTACAACAACAGACCGCTGCATCCCAGCCGCAGTCTCCAACTGCGGCCTCCGGTGCGAAGCCAGCTGATGGTAAAGCTCAAGTAGCCAAGCCTGCAGCACCTACGCACAACCGTACGATTCGTGTAGATATTGAACGACTGGACGTATTGATGAATTTGTTTAGTGAATTACTTATTGACCGTGTACGGTTGGAGCAACTGGCGAGTGAGGCTTCTAATCCGGCGCTGACCGAAACGGTAGAACATATGAGCCGCGTAAGCAGTGACCTGCAAAATGTCGTGCTTAAATTGCGGATGGTACCTGTGGACACGGTTTTCAATCGTTTCCCGCGTATGGTGCGTGATCTGGCCAAATCGTTGGATAAAAAGCTGGATTTGGTCATTACTGGCGCGGACACCGAAATGGATCGTACCGTTATCGACGAAATCGGTGATCCGTTAGTGCATTTACTGCGCAACTCTGTGGATCACGGCATTGAGTCAGTAGAAACCCGTATTGCGGCAGGCAAACCGGAAACAGGAACAGTTCATTTACGTGCTTTCCACAGTGGCAATAACGTGTTCATTGAGATTGAAGACGACGGAAGCGGCATTAATCGTGAGAAGGTACTGAAAAGTGCCATTTCCAAAGGGATTATGACGGAGGAACAAGCAGCTGCAATGAGCGATGAAGAGGCCCATCAGGTACTTTTCGCTCCGGGATTCAGTACAGCTGAGGTCATTTCGGACGTTTCAGGACGCGGCGTTGGACTTGATGTAGTTAAATCTAAAATCACTTCCCTTGGCGGTAACGTTACGATTCATTCCGTTCTGGGCAAAGGGACCAATTTTTCTGTGCAGTTGCCACTGACACTATCCATTATTGCGGCCATGATGATACAGATCGGATCCGAAAAATATGCGATTCCGTTGTCTTCTATTGTGGAGACTGCAATCGTCAAACGGACACAAATCCGTTCTGTACACGGCAACAAAATGATCGCTTTCCGCGAATCCCATATTCCGCTTATCTCCTTGAGTCAGCTGTTTGAAGTACCAGACTTCAATGAGGATGAAGAAGAAGAGACAGAGGTTGTTGTTATCCGCAAGGGTGACCGTCTAGCAGCTCTTTCTGTTCAGGACTTTTTGGGACAAAGTGAAATTGTCCTTAAAAACCTCGGCAAATACCTACCGAACATCCAAGGAATTTCAGGCGCCACGATCCTGGGTGACGGTCAGGTTGCTTTGATCATTGACCCTAATGTTTTCATTAAATAA
- a CDS encoding chemotaxis protein CheW encodes MGEEIKVIVFKLGEEEYGVEVEKVQSIERMVPITRVPRTYDFVKGVFNMRGVVIPVIDLRGRFGLSEAEYTDQTRIIIVAVGEMQVGFIVDSANDVIDLNTDNIETPPEVVGGVKAKYLRGVAKIGEERLLIMLNLSEVLNRSEMNQLEGLED; translated from the coding sequence ATGGGAGAAGAAATTAAAGTTATCGTATTTAAACTTGGTGAAGAGGAATACGGTGTCGAAGTAGAAAAAGTCCAATCCATTGAGCGCATGGTGCCGATTACACGTGTTCCAAGAACATACGATTTTGTCAAAGGTGTATTCAATATGAGAGGCGTGGTCATTCCCGTTATTGATCTGCGTGGTCGCTTTGGATTGTCTGAGGCGGAATACACCGATCAAACCCGGATTATCATCGTTGCAGTGGGTGAGATGCAAGTCGGCTTTATCGTTGATTCGGCAAACGATGTAATTGACCTGAATACCGACAACATTGAGACACCACCGGAAGTCGTTGGCGGAGTCAAGGCTAAATATTTGCGTGGAGTCGCTAAAATCGGTGAAGAGCGCTTGCTCATCATGCTGAATTTGTCTGAGGTGCTGAATCGGAGTGAAATGAACCAACTGGAAGGCTTAGAGGATTAA